A part of Streptomyces sp. DSM 40750 genomic DNA contains:
- a CDS encoding TrmH family RNA methyltransferase: MNDPVSAPADEVVGDGDPLRIWRRLADTSVLLDGFHALKHAVRFGAEVPVAVTADRAAALALADDLAPDVRDRLAHLLREIPEETYRGLVARPHPTAVAALAVRPSRATNLAALARTPRTAPVVVLDNPRNLGNAGAVIRLAAGFGATGVVTTGTLDPWHPTVVRGGAGLHFATAVERLEVAELPPGPFFALDPEGEDIRGLKLPDDGVLAFGSERSGLSAELRDRADHLLSLPMRPQVSSYNLATSVAMTLYHWSTGSF; this comes from the coding sequence ATGAACGATCCGGTGAGCGCACCAGCGGATGAAGTGGTGGGCGACGGCGACCCCCTACGGATCTGGCGCCGCCTCGCCGACACTTCCGTCCTGCTCGACGGGTTCCACGCCCTCAAGCACGCCGTGCGCTTCGGCGCTGAGGTCCCGGTGGCGGTCACCGCCGACCGCGCGGCGGCGCTCGCCCTCGCCGACGATCTGGCCCCGGACGTGCGTGACCGGCTCGCGCACCTCCTGCGGGAGATCCCGGAGGAGACGTACCGGGGTCTCGTGGCGCGCCCGCACCCCACCGCGGTCGCCGCCCTGGCCGTGCGCCCCTCGCGCGCGACCAACCTGGCGGCCCTCGCCCGCACCCCGCGCACCGCCCCCGTCGTCGTCCTCGACAATCCGCGCAACCTGGGCAACGCGGGGGCCGTGATCCGGCTGGCCGCCGGTTTCGGCGCGACCGGGGTGGTCACCACGGGCACCCTGGACCCCTGGCATCCCACGGTCGTACGCGGCGGGGCGGGCCTGCATTTCGCGACCGCCGTGGAGCGCCTGGAGGTGGCGGAGCTGCCCCCGGGTCCGTTCTTCGCACTCGACCCCGAGGGCGAGGACATCCGGGGTCTGAAGCTCCCGGACGACGGCGTCCTGGCCTTCGGCTCCGAACGCAGTGGCCTTTCCGCGGAACTCCGCGACCGAGCGGACCACTTGCTGTCGCTGCCGATGCGCCCCCAGGTGTCCAGTTACAACCTGGCGACGAGCGTGGCGATGACGCTGTACCACTGGAGTACCGGTTCCTTTTAG
- a CDS encoding HTTM domain-containing protein produces MSPIKPVTPVSPMGRLAAAIGNGITRVTDRALGPYQSAIIRIGFSATWLLFLLREFPHRRELYGPDGPWSWDLAQQLIANNDAFTVLMWSDSMVWFEIVYALGILSTLLLLLGWRTRAVSVLFMVGVLSLQNRSVFMGDGGDNVIHLMAIYLVFVRCAQVWSLDARRARRTRERLGQDGSAPKDRVGPALWCVLGFALLVATFGGLIPGGLLGGWLTFFWGLWAVHGLWWAVGLMESDVKPRVLLDIIGNLVHNAALVVIMAEACLIYAAAGWYKIQGSRWQDGTAAYYPLHLDYFSPWAALSDLMSSSGTMVMLVTYGTVIVQVAFPFTLFNRRVKNVLLAVMMTEHAVIAIVLGLPFFSLAMIAADAVFLPTPFLKRLGGFVARTRDRVVRRVLPGRSRTLPGSREPEQPPLLREKEPTEQAHVGFTA; encoded by the coding sequence ATGAGCCCGATCAAACCGGTCACTCCGGTGAGCCCCATGGGGCGTCTCGCCGCCGCGATAGGCAACGGGATCACACGGGTCACGGATCGTGCGCTGGGGCCGTACCAAAGCGCGATCATCCGTATCGGCTTCTCCGCGACCTGGCTGCTGTTCCTGCTGCGCGAGTTCCCGCACCGGCGCGAGTTGTACGGCCCCGACGGGCCCTGGAGCTGGGACCTGGCCCAGCAGCTGATCGCGAACAATGACGCCTTCACGGTGCTGATGTGGTCCGACAGCATGGTGTGGTTCGAGATCGTCTACGCCCTCGGCATCCTGTCGACCCTTCTGCTGCTGCTCGGCTGGCGCACCCGCGCCGTGAGTGTGCTCTTCATGGTGGGCGTTCTCTCGCTGCAGAACCGCAGCGTCTTCATGGGCGACGGCGGCGACAACGTCATCCATCTCATGGCGATCTATCTCGTGTTCGTTCGCTGCGCCCAGGTCTGGTCGCTGGATGCGCGGCGCGCACGGCGCACGCGCGAGCGTCTGGGGCAGGACGGGAGCGCGCCGAAGGACAGGGTTGGCCCCGCTCTGTGGTGCGTGCTCGGGTTCGCGCTGCTGGTGGCGACGTTCGGCGGTCTGATTCCCGGCGGCCTGCTGGGCGGCTGGCTGACGTTCTTCTGGGGTCTGTGGGCTGTGCACGGCCTGTGGTGGGCGGTCGGCCTCATGGAGTCGGACGTCAAGCCGCGCGTGCTGCTCGACATCATCGGCAATCTCGTGCACAACGCCGCGCTGGTCGTGATCATGGCCGAGGCGTGTCTGATCTACGCGGCCGCCGGCTGGTACAAGATCCAGGGCTCGCGCTGGCAGGACGGCACGGCCGCCTACTACCCGCTCCACCTGGACTACTTCTCGCCCTGGGCCGCGCTCTCCGACCTGATGTCGTCCAGCGGCACGATGGTGATGCTGGTGACGTACGGGACGGTGATCGTGCAGGTCGCGTTCCCGTTCACGCTCTTCAATCGGCGCGTCAAGAACGTCCTGCTGGCAGTCATGATGACCGAGCACGCCGTGATCGCCATCGTGCTGGGCCTGCCGTTCTTCTCGCTCGCGATGATCGCCGCCGACGCCGTCTTCCTGCCGACGCCCTTCCTGAAGCGCCTGGGCGGCTTCGTGGCCCGCACGCGTGACCGCGTCGTACGCCGTGTGCTGCCGGGGCGCAGCCGCACGCTGCCGGGCTCGCGCGAGCCGGAGCAGCCACCGCTCCTGCGGGAGAAGGAGCCGACCGAGCAGGCGCACGTAGGCTTCACCGCATGA
- a CDS encoding alpha-ketoacid dehydrogenase subunit beta → MTTVALKPATMAQALTRALRDAMTADPAVHVMGEDVGSLGGVFRITDGLAKEFGEDRVTDTPLAEAGILGTAVGMAMYGLRPVVEMQFDAFAYPAFEQLISHVARMRNRTRGAMPLPITIRVPYGGGIGGVEHHSDSSEAYYMATPGLHVVTPATVADAYGLLRAAIASDDPVVFLEPKRLYWSKDSWNPEEPRTVEPIGRAVVRRVGRSATLLTYGPSVPVCLEAAEAATAEGWDLEVVDLRSLVPFDDETVAASVRRTGRAVVVHESGSYGGPGGEIAARVTERCFHHLEAPVLRVAGFDIPYPPPMLERHHLPGVDRILDAVGRLQWEAEN, encoded by the coding sequence ATGACCACCGTCGCGCTCAAGCCCGCCACCATGGCGCAGGCGCTCACCCGTGCCCTGCGCGACGCCATGACCGCCGACCCCGCCGTGCACGTCATGGGTGAGGACGTCGGCAGCCTCGGCGGTGTCTTCCGGATCACCGACGGGCTCGCCAAGGAGTTCGGCGAGGACCGGGTCACCGACACCCCGCTAGCCGAGGCGGGCATCCTCGGCACGGCCGTCGGCATGGCCATGTACGGGCTCCGGCCGGTCGTGGAGATGCAGTTCGACGCGTTCGCCTACCCGGCGTTCGAGCAGCTCATCAGCCATGTCGCCCGCATGCGCAACCGCACGCGCGGCGCCATGCCGCTGCCGATCACCATCCGTGTCCCGTACGGCGGCGGCATCGGCGGCGTCGAGCACCACAGCGACTCCTCCGAGGCGTACTACATGGCGACTCCCGGGCTCCATGTCGTCACGCCCGCCACCGTCGCCGACGCCTACGGCCTGCTGCGCGCCGCCATCGCCTCCGACGACCCGGTCGTCTTCCTGGAACCCAAGCGCCTGTACTGGTCCAAGGACTCCTGGAACCCCGAGGAACCCCGGACCGTCGAGCCGATCGGCCGCGCGGTCGTGCGCCGCGTCGGCCGCAGCGCCACGCTCCTCACCTACGGCCCGTCCGTGCCCGTCTGCCTGGAGGCCGCCGAGGCGGCCACGGCCGAGGGCTGGGACCTCGAAGTCGTCGACCTGCGCTCCCTGGTGCCCTTCGACGACGAGACGGTCGCCGCGTCGGTACGGCGGACCGGACGCGCGGTCGTCGTCCACGAGTCCGGCTCCTACGGCGGCCCGGGCGGCGAGATCGCGGCGCGGGTCACCGAGCGCTGCTTCCACCATCTGGAGGCGCCCGTGCTGCGCGTCGCCGGGTTCGACATCCCCTACCCGCCGCCGATGCTGGAGCGCCACCATCTGCCCGGCGTCGACCGGATCCTGGACGCTGTGGGGCGTCTGCAGTGGGAGGCGGAGAACTGA
- a CDS encoding dihydrolipoamide acetyltransferase family protein, translated as MAQVLEFKLPDLGEGLTEAEIVRWLVQVGDVVAIDQPVVEVETAKAMVEVPCPYGGVVTARFGEEGTELPVGAPLLTVAVGAPASGVTADEGSGNVLVGYGTGAPPARRRRVRPGEPVRSATSAVRAAAVETAGAPVAAPERPDGPVPVISPLVRRLARENGLDLRTLHGSGPEGLIMRADVEHAVRTATTSMQAPQTVTAQPVAAPVAQPAPAETPSGTRIPLRGIRGAVADKLSRSRREIPDATCWVDADATELMNARTAMNAAGGPKISLLALLARICTAALARFPELNSTVDMEAREVVRLDQVHLGFAAQTERGLVVPVVRDAHARDTESLSAEFARLTEAARTGTLTPGQLTGGTFTLNNYGVFGVDGSTPIINHPEAAMLGVGRIVPRPWVHQGELAVRKVVQLSLTFDHRVCDGGTAGGFLRYVADCVEQPAVLLRTL; from the coding sequence ATGGCCCAGGTGCTGGAGTTCAAGCTGCCCGACCTCGGCGAGGGACTCACCGAGGCCGAGATCGTCCGCTGGCTGGTCCAGGTCGGGGACGTCGTCGCGATCGACCAGCCGGTCGTCGAGGTCGAGACGGCCAAGGCGATGGTCGAGGTCCCCTGCCCCTACGGCGGCGTCGTCACCGCCCGCTTCGGCGAGGAGGGCACGGAACTGCCCGTCGGGGCCCCGCTGTTGACCGTCGCCGTGGGCGCGCCCGCCTCCGGAGTCACCGCCGACGAGGGCTCCGGGAACGTGCTGGTCGGATACGGCACGGGAGCGCCTCCGGCGCGGCGCAGGCGGGTACGGCCGGGGGAGCCCGTCCGGTCCGCGACATCCGCGGTACGGGCCGCGGCCGTCGAGACCGCGGGCGCGCCGGTCGCCGCCCCCGAACGACCGGACGGACCCGTGCCGGTCATCTCCCCGCTCGTCCGCCGACTCGCCCGCGAGAACGGCCTGGACCTGCGGACGTTGCACGGCTCGGGCCCCGAGGGGCTGATCATGCGGGCGGATGTGGAGCACGCGGTGCGGACCGCCACGACCTCCATGCAGGCGCCGCAGACCGTGACCGCGCAGCCCGTCGCCGCGCCTGTCGCGCAGCCCGCGCCCGCTGAGACCCCCTCCGGCACCCGCATCCCCCTCCGCGGCATCCGAGGCGCTGTCGCCGACAAGCTCTCCCGCAGCCGGCGCGAGATCCCGGACGCCACCTGCTGGGTGGACGCCGACGCCACGGAACTCATGAACGCCCGTACGGCCATGAACGCGGCCGGCGGCCCCAAGATCTCCCTTCTCGCACTGCTCGCCCGGATCTGCACCGCCGCCCTGGCCCGCTTCCCGGAGCTCAACTCGACGGTCGACATGGAGGCCCGCGAGGTCGTACGGCTCGACCAGGTGCACCTCGGGTTCGCCGCGCAGACCGAACGGGGGCTGGTCGTGCCCGTCGTGCGGGACGCCCATGCCAGGGACACGGAGTCGCTCAGCGCCGAGTTCGCCCGGCTGACCGAGGCGGCGCGGACGGGGACGCTGACGCCCGGCCAGCTGACCGGCGGGACCTTCACGTTGAACAACTACGGCGTCTTCGGCGTCGACGGCTCCACGCCGATCATCAACCACCCCGAGGCCGCCATGCTCGGCGTCGGCCGTATCGTCCCCAGGCCCTGGGTTCACCAGGGTGAGCTGGCGGTACGGAAGGTCGTCCAGCTCTCGCTCACCTTCGACCACCGGGTGTGCGACGGCGGCACGGCGGGCGGCTTCCTGCGGTACGTGGCGGACTGTGTCGAACAGCCGGCGGTGCTGTTGCGCACGCTCTGA
- the pdhA gene encoding pyruvate dehydrogenase (acetyl-transferring) E1 component subunit alpha, with protein MTVMEQRGAYRPTPPPAWQPRTDPAPLLPDALPYRVLGTDAAADADPALLRRLYAELVRGRRYNAQATALTKQGRLAVYPSSTGQEACEVAAALVLQERDWLFPSYRDTLAAVARGLDPVQALTLLRGDWHTGYDPHEHRIAPLCTPLATQLPHAVGLAHAARLKGDDVVALALVGDGGTSEGDFHEALNFAAVWQAPVVFLVQNNGFAISVPLAKQTAAPSLAHKAVGYGMPGRLVDGNDVAAVHQVLAEAVAHARAGGGPTLVEAVTYRIDAHTNADDATRYRGDAEVETWRAHDPIALLEHELTERGLLDEDGIRAARDAAETMAADLRERMNQDPVLDPLDLFAHVYAEPTPQLREQEALLRAELEAEQEGAHQ; from the coding sequence ATGACGGTCATGGAGCAGCGGGGCGCGTACCGCCCGACACCGCCGCCCGCCTGGCAGCCCCGCACGGACCCCGCGCCGCTGCTGCCCGACGCGCTGCCGTACCGCGTGCTCGGCACCGACGCGGCGGCCGACGCCGACCCCGCGCTGCTGCGCCGGCTCTACGCCGAGCTGGTGCGCGGCCGCCGCTACAACGCGCAGGCCACGGCCCTGACGAAGCAGGGCAGGCTCGCCGTCTACCCCTCCAGCACCGGCCAGGAGGCCTGCGAGGTCGCCGCCGCGCTGGTCCTTCAGGAGCGCGACTGGCTCTTCCCGAGCTACCGCGACACGCTCGCCGCCGTCGCCCGCGGCCTCGACCCGGTGCAGGCGCTCACGCTGCTGCGCGGCGACTGGCACACCGGCTACGACCCGCACGAGCACCGCATCGCGCCCCTGTGCACTCCGCTCGCCACCCAGCTCCCGCACGCCGTGGGCCTCGCGCACGCCGCCCGTCTCAAGGGCGACGACGTGGTCGCGCTCGCCCTGGTCGGTGACGGCGGCACCAGCGAGGGCGACTTCCACGAGGCGCTCAACTTCGCCGCCGTCTGGCAGGCCCCGGTCGTCTTTCTCGTTCAGAACAACGGCTTCGCGATCTCCGTCCCGCTCGCCAAGCAGACCGCCGCCCCGTCGCTGGCCCACAAGGCCGTCGGCTACGGGATGCCGGGCCGCCTGGTCGACGGCAACGACGTGGCGGCCGTGCACCAGGTGCTCGCCGAAGCCGTGGCCCACGCGCGCGCGGGCGGCGGTCCCACGCTGGTCGAGGCGGTGACCTACCGCATCGATGCCCACACCAACGCCGACGACGCGACCCGCTACCGCGGCGACGCCGAGGTCGAGACCTGGCGCGCGCACGACCCGATCGCGCTCCTGGAGCACGAGCTGACCGAACGCGGACTCCTCGACGAGGACGGGATCCGGGCCGCCCGCGACGCCGCCGAGACCATGGCCGCCGATCTGCGCGAGCGCATGAACCAGGACCCGGTGCTCGATCCCTTGGACCTCTTCGCCCATGTGTACGCCGAGCCCACCCCCCAACTGCGCGAGCAGGAGGCCCTGCTCAGGGCCGAGCTGGAGGCGGAGCAAGAAGGGGCGCACCAATGA
- a CDS encoding TetR/AcrR family transcriptional regulator, giving the protein MTTAKRDTYTPETLLSVAVRVFNERGYDGTSMEHLSKAAGISKSSIYHHVAGKEELLRRAVSRALDGLFGILDEEPARVGRAVERLEHVVRRMVEVLLNELPYVTLLLRVRGNTDTERWALERRRDFDHQVAELLKAAAADGDVRGDVEVRLATRLVFGMINSIVEWYRPDGRGMGEREVSDAVAHLVFTGLRAPD; this is encoded by the coding sequence ATGACCACCGCCAAGCGCGACACGTACACCCCGGAGACCCTGCTCTCCGTCGCCGTCCGGGTCTTCAACGAGCGCGGCTACGACGGCACCTCCATGGAGCACCTCTCCAAGGCGGCCGGTATCTCCAAGTCGTCGATATACCACCACGTCGCGGGTAAGGAGGAGCTGTTGCGCCGGGCCGTCAGCCGGGCGCTGGACGGTCTCTTCGGGATCCTCGACGAGGAACCCGCGCGCGTGGGACGTGCGGTGGAGCGGCTGGAGCACGTCGTCCGGCGCATGGTCGAGGTGCTTCTCAACGAACTGCCGTACGTGACGCTGCTGCTGCGTGTGCGCGGCAACACCGACACCGAGCGCTGGGCCCTGGAGCGGCGCCGCGACTTCGACCACCAGGTCGCCGAGCTGCTGAAGGCCGCGGCCGCCGACGGCGACGTTCGCGGTGACGTGGAGGTGCGGCTCGCGACCCGGCTCGTCTTCGGGATGATCAACTCGATCGTGGAGTGGTACCGGCCGGACGGGCGGGGCATGGGCGAGCGGGAAGTGTCCGACGCGGTGGCGCACCTGGTCTTCACGGGTCTGCGCGCCCCGGACTGA
- the paaN gene encoding phenylacetic acid degradation protein PaaN has protein sequence MAAEPSAHTLIAKHRPTLDQALETIRTRAYWSPHPEHPKAYGENGSLGMAEGKAAFDALLGTRLDLGQPGTDDWVGGEISPYGIELGVTYPHADIDTLLPAMKAGQRAWRDAGAQARAAVCLEILKRISDRTHEFAHAVMHTSGQAFMMAFQAGGPHAQDRGLEAVAYAYAEQVRTPDSAEWTKPQGKRDPLALTKRFTPVPRGIALVIGCNTFPTWNGYPGLFASLATGNAVLVKPHPRAVLPLALTVQVAREVLTEAGFDPNLVALAAEHPGEGIAKNLATRPEIRIIDYTGSTSFGDWLEANARQAEVYTEKAGVNTVLVDSTDNYKGMLSNLAFSLSLYSGQMCTTPQNLLIPRDGITTDEGPKSYDEVVADLAKSVGGLLGDDARANALLGAIVNPDVKARLEAAASFGEVALASREISNPDFPDAVVRTPVIVKLDGARKYWERTDDEAAYMSECFGPVSFAVAVDSAADAVELLRRTISDKGAMTVGAYTTSGEVAEAVEEACLEECAQLSLNLTGGVYVNQTAAFSDFHGSGGNPAANAALCDGAFVANRFRVVEVRREA, from the coding sequence ATGGCCGCCGAACCGTCCGCGCACACCTTGATCGCCAAGCACCGGCCCACCCTCGACCAGGCGCTGGAGACGATCCGCACACGCGCGTACTGGTCGCCCCACCCCGAGCACCCCAAGGCGTACGGCGAGAACGGCAGCCTGGGCATGGCCGAGGGCAAGGCCGCCTTCGACGCCCTCCTCGGCACCCGCCTCGACCTCGGCCAGCCCGGCACCGACGACTGGGTCGGCGGCGAGATCTCCCCGTACGGCATCGAACTGGGCGTCACCTACCCGCACGCCGACATCGACACGCTGCTGCCCGCCATGAAGGCCGGCCAGCGCGCGTGGCGCGACGCGGGCGCTCAGGCGCGCGCGGCGGTGTGCCTGGAGATCCTCAAGCGGATCAGCGACCGCACCCACGAGTTCGCCCACGCCGTCATGCACACCAGCGGCCAAGCCTTCATGATGGCCTTCCAGGCAGGCGGCCCACACGCCCAGGACCGCGGCCTGGAAGCGGTGGCGTACGCGTACGCGGAGCAGGTCCGCACCCCCGACAGCGCCGAGTGGACCAAGCCCCAGGGCAAGCGCGACCCGCTCGCGCTCACCAAGCGGTTCACGCCCGTCCCGCGCGGCATCGCCCTGGTCATCGGCTGCAACACCTTCCCGACATGGAACGGCTACCCGGGCCTGTTCGCCTCCCTCGCCACCGGCAACGCGGTCCTCGTCAAGCCCCACCCGCGCGCGGTCCTGCCGCTCGCCCTCACCGTCCAGGTCGCCCGCGAGGTCCTCACCGAAGCCGGCTTCGACCCCAACCTGGTCGCACTGGCCGCCGAACACCCCGGCGAAGGCATCGCCAAGAACCTGGCCACCCGCCCCGAGATCCGCATCATCGACTACACCGGATCCACCTCGTTCGGCGACTGGCTGGAGGCCAACGCCCGCCAGGCGGAGGTCTACACGGAGAAGGCCGGCGTCAACACGGTGCTCGTCGACTCCACCGACAACTACAAGGGCATGCTCTCCAACCTGGCCTTCTCCCTGTCCCTCTACAGCGGCCAGATGTGCACCACACCGCAGAACCTGCTCATCCCCCGCGACGGCATCACCACCGACGAAGGCCCCAAGTCCTACGACGAGGTCGTCGCCGACCTCGCCAAGTCGGTCGGCGGCCTGCTGGGCGACGACGCCCGCGCGAACGCCCTGCTCGGCGCGATCGTGAACCCCGACGTCAAGGCCCGCCTCGAAGCCGCCGCGTCATTCGGCGAAGTCGCCCTCGCCTCACGGGAGATCAGCAACCCCGACTTCCCGGACGCGGTCGTCCGTACGCCGGTGATCGTGAAGCTCGACGGCGCGCGGAAGTACTGGGAGCGGACCGACGACGAGGCCGCGTACATGAGCGAGTGCTTCGGGCCCGTGTCGTTCGCCGTCGCCGTCGACTCGGCCGCGGACGCGGTGGAGTTGCTCCGCCGGACCATCAGCGACAAGGGCGCGATGACCGTCGGCGCGTACACCACCTCCGGTGAGGTGGCCGAGGCCGTCGAGGAGGCCTGCCTGGAGGAGTGCGCGCAGTTGTCGCTGAACCTCACGGGCGGGGTCTACGTGAACCAGACCGCGGCGTTCTCCGACTTCCACGGGTCGGGCGGGAACCCTGCCGCGAATGCCGCGCTGTGTGATGGGGCGTTCGTGGCCAATCGCTTCCGGGTGGTGGAAGTTCGGCGCGAGGCGTAA
- a CDS encoding Lrp/AsnC family transcriptional regulator — MAEPPEHGPALPPPRPLDAIDQDILRMLRADGRASIRSVAERVHVSRANAYARINRLIEDGVIRGFGARVNHERAGKGTSAYVTLKIVQNSWRTVREQLRQLSGAAHIALVGGDYDVLLLVHTSDNRALREVVLTKLQAIPEVLSTRTLLVFEEEDVEPEG, encoded by the coding sequence ATGGCCGAGCCGCCGGAGCACGGCCCGGCCCTGCCGCCCCCTAGACCGCTGGACGCCATAGATCAGGACATCCTGCGCATGCTCCGGGCCGACGGCCGCGCCTCGATACGGTCCGTCGCCGAACGAGTCCACGTCTCCCGCGCCAACGCCTACGCCCGTATCAACCGCCTCATCGAGGACGGCGTGATCCGCGGCTTCGGGGCGCGCGTGAACCACGAGCGCGCCGGAAAAGGCACGTCCGCCTACGTCACCCTCAAAATCGTGCAGAACTCCTGGCGCACGGTCCGCGAGCAGCTGCGCCAGCTGTCCGGGGCCGCCCACATCGCGCTGGTGGGCGGCGACTACGACGTCCTGCTGCTGGTGCACACCTCGGACAACCGGGCCCTGCGCGAGGTCGTCCTCACCAAGCTCCAGGCCATCCCGGAGGTGCTCAGTACGCGCACGCTGCTCGTGTTCGAGGAGGAGGACGTGGAACCGGAGGGCTGA
- a CDS encoding 3-hydroxyacyl-CoA dehydrogenase: MTALDLSSPVAVVGTGTMGQGIAQVALVAGHPVRLFDVVPGRAQEAAEAIGARLDRLVAKDRLSGADRDAARARLHAAESLADLADCALVVEAVLERLDVKQELFRALEDVVGEDCLLATNTSSLSVTAIAGALRNPGRCVGLHFFNPAPLLPLVEVVSGFATDFGSATRAYETARAWGKTPVACADTPGFIVNRLARPFYAEAFAVYEAQAAEPVTIDAILRECGGFKMGAFELTDLIGQDVNESVTHSVWQAFFQDVRFTPSLAQRRLVESGRLGRKTGQGWYEYGDGAERPEPHTAEPVAAPAYVVAEGDLGPASELLALIREAGIAVREDEEDHGTRIVLPGGGQLALADGQTSVEFRDVVYFDLALDYRRATRIALSASQDTSQQTLHEATGLFQALGKDVSVIGDAPGMIVARTVARIVDLAHDAVAKGVATEEDIDTAMRLGVNYPLGPFEWSRRLGRNWAYALLDDLHLRDPSGRYAPSLALYRHAYASDKREGTSS; the protein is encoded by the coding sequence ATGACAGCACTCGACCTCAGCAGCCCCGTGGCCGTCGTCGGCACCGGCACCATGGGCCAGGGCATCGCCCAGGTCGCGCTGGTAGCGGGCCACCCCGTACGACTGTTCGACGTCGTCCCTGGTCGCGCACAGGAGGCGGCCGAGGCGATCGGCGCGCGGCTCGACCGGCTCGTCGCGAAGGACCGCCTGAGCGGCGCCGACCGGGACGCCGCGCGCGCTCGGCTGCACGCCGCGGAGAGCCTCGCCGACCTCGCGGACTGTGCCCTGGTCGTCGAGGCGGTCCTGGAGCGGCTGGACGTCAAGCAGGAGCTGTTCCGCGCGCTGGAGGACGTCGTCGGCGAAGACTGTCTGCTCGCCACCAACACCTCCTCGCTGTCCGTCACGGCCATCGCCGGCGCCCTGCGCAACCCGGGCCGTTGCGTGGGCCTGCACTTCTTCAACCCGGCGCCGCTGCTGCCCCTCGTCGAGGTCGTCTCCGGGTTCGCGACCGATTTCGGGTCGGCCACGCGCGCGTACGAGACGGCCCGCGCCTGGGGCAAGACGCCGGTCGCCTGCGCGGACACCCCCGGCTTCATCGTCAACCGCCTCGCACGGCCGTTCTACGCCGAGGCCTTCGCGGTGTACGAGGCGCAGGCGGCCGAGCCCGTCACCATCGACGCGATCCTGCGTGAGTGCGGCGGGTTCAAGATGGGCGCGTTCGAACTGACCGACCTCATTGGGCAGGACGTCAACGAGTCCGTCACCCACTCCGTGTGGCAGGCCTTCTTCCAGGATGTGCGCTTCACGCCCTCGCTGGCCCAGCGGCGGCTCGTGGAGTCCGGCCGGCTCGGCCGGAAGACGGGGCAGGGCTGGTACGAGTACGGGGACGGTGCCGAGCGGCCGGAGCCGCACACCGCCGAGCCGGTCGCGGCGCCCGCGTACGTCGTCGCCGAGGGGGACCTCGGCCCCGCCTCCGAACTGCTCGCGCTGATCCGGGAGGCGGGCATCGCCGTCCGTGAGGACGAGGAGGACCACGGCACCCGGATCGTCCTGCCGGGCGGCGGTCAGCTGGCCCTCGCGGACGGCCAGACCTCCGTGGAGTTCCGGGACGTCGTCTACTTCGACCTCGCGCTCGACTACCGCAGGGCCACTCGGATCGCCCTGTCCGCCTCCCAGGACACCTCCCAGCAGACCCTCCACGAGGCCACCGGGCTCTTCCAGGCGCTCGGCAAGGACGTCAGCGTCATCGGGGACGCTCCCGGCATGATCGTCGCCCGTACGGTGGCCCGGATCGTCGACCTCGCGCACGACGCGGTGGCCAAGGGTGTGGCCACCGAGGAGGACATCGACACGGCGATGCGCCTGGGCGTCAACTACCCGCTAGGGCCCTTCGAATGGAGCCGCAGGCTGGGCCGCAACTGGGCGTACGCCCTCCTGGACGACCTGCACCTGCGCGACCCCTCCGGGCGCTACGCGCCGTCCCTCGCGCTGTACCGCCACGCCTACGCCTCCGACAAGCGGGAGGGCACCTCCTCATGA